From Eremothecium sinecaudum strain ATCC 58844 chromosome V, complete sequence, a single genomic window includes:
- a CDS encoding homeobox domain-containing protein (Syntenic homolog of Ashbya gossypii AFL049C; Syntenic homolog of Saccharomyces cerevisiae YPL177C (CUP9) and YGL096W (TOS8)): MPDSKTPVRLPSIHHILDVVDTEQSTYSQIFGNAYAHGRDITRLHSPILPRRLGSCVYAMPSIENTQVCPRPAAITKMATGVVDTATPRHKNSASEKKKQNRRSNLPKNIVDILNDWLRDHYENPYPSPQEKKQLLKQTGLNPVQLSNWFINVRRRKIFQNYYELSKNYSRNESGNRDEQSSDLEFDRQLRVGPLTKRKKLIDRLEELKSLSGTNV; the protein is encoded by the coding sequence ATGCCCGATAGTAAGACGCCAGTAAGATTGCCATCAATACATCATATTTTAGATGTGGTAGATACAGAGCAGAGTACATACAGTCAAATATTTGGAAATGCTTATGCTCATGGCCGCGATATTACCAGGCTACACTCACCTATTTTGCCGCGGAGGTTGGGCTCATGCGTTTATGCGATGCCATCTATAGAGAATACGCAAGTCTGCCCAAGACCGGCGGCTATTACGAAAATGGCGACAGGCGTCGTAGACACCGCAACCCCAAGACATAAAAATTCAGCAtcagaaaagaaaaaacAGAATAGGCGCTCAAATCTGCCTAAAAATATCGTTGACATCTTGAACGATTGGTTACGGGATCATTATGAAAATCCTTATCCTTCTCCCCAGGAAAAAAAACAGCTGCTAAAACAGACAGGACTGAACCCAGTACAGTTATCAAATTGGTTTATTAATGTCCGTAGAAGAAAGATATTTCAAAATTACTACGAGCTTTCAAAGAACTACAGTCGGAATGAGTCAGGTAACCGAGATGAACAAAGTTCAGATCTCGAGTTTGATAGACAGTTACGTGTAGGTCCATTGACAAAGCGAAAAAAGTTGATTGATAGATTAGAGGAATTGAAGAGCTTGTCTGGTACAAATGTTTGA
- the CBC2 gene encoding nuclear cap-binding protein subunit CBC2 (Syntenic homolog of Ashbya gossypii AFL050W; Syntenic homolog of Saccharomyces cerevisiae YPL178W (CBC2)) encodes MSLAEFDELKWDHSCDRLDVPSNYLKRKARKTPTGLEELRKSMVSATIYVGNLSFYTSEEQLYELFSKCGTIEKIIMGLDRFKFTPCGFCFIIYQTPDEALAALKYLSKTKLDDREITIDLDPGFEEGRQFGRGKNGGQVSDELRFEYDASRGGFYVPLENRIGAVNNFGARRIREPNKHHHYHHHGHHQHHPHHQQQPLSEKINPMEVEEELDSYIPGQ; translated from the coding sequence ATGTCACTAGCGGAATTTGATGAACTAAAATGGGACCATTCGTGTGATCGTTTAGATGTCCCTTCTAATTACTTGAAGCGAAAAGCAAGAAAAACTCCTACAGGACTAGAGGAACTTCGTAAATCGATGGTCTCTGCCACAATTTATGTGGGTAATCTCTCGTTTTACACATCTGAGGAACAACTTTACGAATTATTTAGCAAATGTGGGACCATTGAGAAGATAATTATGGGTTTAGATCGTTTCAAGTTCACTCCTTGTGGATTTTGTTTTATAATCTACCAGACACCGGATGAGGCGCTGGCCGCGCTGAAGTACCTTTCAAAAACTAAGTTAGACGATAGAGAAATTACAATCGATCTAGATCCCGGCTTCGAAGAAGGCAGACAATTTGGGAGAGGTAAGAACGGAGGTCAAGTCAGCGATGAACTTCGGTTTGAATACGATGCATCGAGAGGTGGGTTCTACGTCCCTCTTGAGAACAGGATTGGTGCCGTCAATAACTTTGGTGCTAGGCGTATCAGGGAACCCAATAAACATCATCACTATCACCATCACGGTCATCATCAGCATCATCCTCACCACCAGCAACAGCCTCTATCGGAAAAGATAAACCCAATGGAAGTGGAAGAGGAGCTAGATAGTTATATACCTGGTCAATGA
- the PPQ1 gene encoding protein-serine/threonine phosphatase (Syntenic homolog of Ashbya gossypii AFL051W; Syntenic homolog of Saccharomyces cerevisiae YPL179W (PPQ1)): MGNSPSKNCHYAIQSTNKQSQNSGQQQLQVSEESSNEPNDPDDSRFLPTSNVKNISISKPRNNVSIVNGFTKGSNSTTHEQLRRSPYHDWKIDMHMAKALQNSSSVTDSSTSTSLSSNSSSGSTTISISSSNISLKQTNSAMSSNSFSEPKSLLTLRNGAMPLRDPSPSSMVTDVGAGGLPPIQEGAEHYNGNGGNQCATSPVSPPFKRSISNPRDADAPVLRKNSHDPYNTETLNIDDAIERLLHIGETRTYHSRDLPFRSWEVQLICATAREIFMSQPSLLRLQAPIKIVGDVHGQFTDLLRILKLSGIPHETNYLFLGDYVDRGKQSLETILLLLCYKIKYPDRFFMLRGNHESANVTKMYGFYDECKRRMSSKTWKQFVDVFNTLPFAAIVQDKIFCVHGGFSPQLTSMKQIEKIARPTDIPEEGLLTDLLWSDPDPNISDWSLNDRGVSYTFAKRNVNEFCSNFKFDLIVRGHMVVEDGYEFFAKKKFVTVFSAPNYCGQFQNWGAVMSVATGMMCSFELLKPHIMRGLKE; encoded by the coding sequence ATGGGAAACAGCCCGTCTAAGAACTGCCATTATGCCATTCAGAGTACGAACAAACAATCGCAAAATTCCGGGCAACAGCAGTTGCAAGTAAGCGAGGAATCGTCTAATGAACCTAATGACCCCGATGATAGTAGGTTTCTACCTACTTCTAATGTAAAGAATATTTCAATTTCCAAGCCTAGGAATAATGTTTCTATAGTTAATGGTTTTACTAAAGGTAGTAATAGTACTACCCATGAACAGCTCCGTAGGAGTCCTTATCATGATTGGAAGATTGACATGCACATGGCAAAAGCGTTACAAAATTCATCTAGTGTGACTGACTCGTCAACATCCACATCCCTGTCGTCTAATTCAAGCTCAGGTTCAACAACCATCTCTATTTCCTCTTCCAACATTTCTCTGAAACAAACGAACAGTGCAATGTCGTCAAATTCCTTTTCGGAACCCAAAAGTCTTTTGACTTTGAGGAATGGGGCTATGCCCCTAAGAGACCCTTCTCCTTCCTCAATGGTTACTGATGTAGGTGCTGGTGGACTCCCGCCGATTCAGGAAGGTGCAGAGCACTACAACGGTAATGGAGGCAATCAATGCGCGACCTCTCCCGTTTCCCCACCCTTTAAGAGGAGTATTTCGAACCCCCGTGATGCGGATGCACCTGTTCTCCGGAAGAACTCTCATGACCCCTACAACACTGAAACGCTAAATATTGACGATGCTATAGAGCGCTTGTTACACATCGGAGAGACAAGGACATACCATTCACGCGACCTTCCATTTCGTTCATGGGAGGTCCAGCTGATATGTGCGACAGCTAGGGAAATTTTTATGAGCCAGCCTTCTCTTTTAAGACTTCAGGCTCCTATTAAGATTGTAGGTGATGTGCATGGCCAATTCACCGACCTATTgcgtatattaaagttatCAGGTATTCCCCATGAAACGAATTATCTTTTTCTTGGTGACTATGTGGATCGTGGTAAACAATCGTTAGAAACTAttttgttattattatgttACAAGATCAAATATCCAGACAGATTCTTTATGCTTCGTGGGAACCATGAATCCGCCAATGTCACAAAGATGTATGGTTTTTATGATGAATGCAAGCGGCGTATGTCTAGCAAGACTTGGAAACAGTTCGTCGATGTCTTCAATACTCTTCCGTTTGCTGCTATAGTGCAAGACAAAATTTTCTGTGTTCATGGCGGGTTCTCCCCCCAGTTGACAAGTATGAAGCAGATCGAGAAGATTGCAAGACCAACTGATATCCCGGAGGAAGGATTGCTGACAGACTTGTTATGGTCAGATCCAGATCCTAATATTTCCGACTGGTCACTTAATGACCGTGGTGTCTCTTACACGTTTGCCAAGCGTAACGTGAACGAGTTTTGCTCAAATTTTAAATTTGACTTAATTGTAAGAGGACATATGGTTGTAGAAGATGGGTACGAGTTTTTTGCTAAGAAGAAGTTTGTCACAGTGTTCAGTGCCCCCAATTACTGTGGACAGTTCCAAAACTGGGGTGCTGTGATGAGTGTTGCTACCGGAATGATGTGTAGTTTTGAATTACTTAAACCGCATATTATGAGAGGATTAAAAGAATAA